DNA from Desulfitibacter sp. BRH_c19:
TAATCTATTCTTTTAGCCTGTTGCTTCTTGGTGGAGTTAAAGTAAAAGACTTAAATTCAATACCTAGAATTGGGCCTAAAGTAGCAAGTTTCCTTACTAAGCTAAAAATATTTAAGTCTTAGACTTATTCTTATTAAATTTCAGGCTATTATTTATCCGATGACTATCACCGCTAGCCTTGCATGGGTTCAGCTATGCCAACAAGCTGACAAGTTTCACTCCAAGACTCCCATCTTCTAGCTTGTACTGGTATTTCTTGCAAAAATCTCAATGCTAGAACTACGGTCGTAGGTGGGAGATAAGCGGTGCTATGTCCCTGGATAACGGTTTCCCCTAAAGGATTAGCTCAGCTAAACATTTAATCTGCTGATTAAATGAAGTTTCGCTCTATAACCTTTAGATGGAGTAATTCAGTGAAACTTAGTTCAGATGTTTTTCCCTGAACTGTAGTTGAACTAATCCTGTGGGAAACTCTACCTGAAGTCAAGAATCCTGTTTATCTGCCGCAGAGACCTGGGATAGTGCCAGGCTTTCTTCTTTTCCAAGACTTCTAATAATGCCTATAGGTGTTTGTTGTGAACCTTGTCCAAGTGGATTGTCCTTTAAAATAGCAGCAACCTCATTTTTTGTAAGGGCAGAATTATCTGATAGCGATATTACTTCACTACCTATGTCATTAACATCCACTATTGCGCAGACAGCCTTAATTCTCTGTGCGATTTCGTTTGCTAGTTGATTGGAGTTTTCAGGACCTAAAACTACGTACTGGTTATATGGAGGTAATGTATATGGTGTTGGTCCATCTATCATAGCAACTTTTCTTCCTGCGATACGATAGAAATCCCCACTTCTGCCAAATATTTTTCCTATAACACTAACTATAGCTGCGAAAATAATTCTTAAGGTACCAACTTCACGAAATGCCATTTCCATAGTTTCTGGCATTCCTAGTCCGATACCGTAACTAACTTTCTTTACATACTTTGAAAGAAAGGTTGCTAAGAATCTTGGTTTAATATCCTTTAGTTTAATTGCTCTACCTTGTGTAATAGCTGTTGCTTTTTCGCTTACAAAAACTATATCTCCTTCTTGCAAAACAGGGGTAGCATACTTTTGAACAGCATCAATTATACTGTCGTCTTCTGTCAGCACATGTGTCTTAACTGGTATTCTAAGATAGAACTGTTTGTCCACTTCTATTAGTGGTTGTTTGTTTTTTTCTGTCATAGTTGTATTCTCCCTACAATTGATTAATATACATATTAAGTTCATTGTTCATTGTAACATATATTATAAAACATGGCCTTTACTAAATCTGGTTATCCAAAATATTCTATATGGGTTAAGACCCCCACTTCTATAAGTGGACTCTAAATCAGGTGGAGTAGAGTCTCCATCTGATTCCCCAATGTTCAGCTTTGGCTGAACGAGTTCACTTTAAAACTAAAAACAATCCAATATGATAGGTGGATTGTCGTATATCTACAACTGATATGCTTTATACTTTTTAGTTAAATGTGTTGTTATCTCAGCAGGTACTTCAAAGGAATGCTCCTCTATGCGCTGTACTGGCATTATTCCCATTAAAGAATTAGTTAAAAAAACTTCTTGGCAGCCAACTAAAAAATCAAATGTAAAATCCATCTCCTTTATTTTCATATTGCTACCAGCTGTAAGCTTAAATACAACATCTCTCATAATTCCAGGTAATATTCCAGCAGTAATTGGTGGTGTATATAATATGGAATCTTGCACACAAAAGATGTTGCTCACACAGCATTCTGTAACATTTCCTTTTTCATTAACCAAAACAGCATCAAAATACCCTTTTAACCCTTGATCTTTTTTGATTAATAGTTTATTCATATATGAACAGGTTTTATGATTTAGTAGCCAGTTACTACTATATACCTCTATTTCTTTCCTGGCAGATAGTAAAACTCCAGTATTATATAAGCTATTATTATAAGGTATTCCTTTTTTGCATGTCATAAATATGTTTGAACTACCTGATAAGGTTATTCTAATACTTCCATGTTCTATGTTATTAATCTCGATAAGCTTAAAAGCCTCCTGGAGCAATTTATCTGATTGAAAAGGTAACTCCATTTTGAACTCTTTTGCAGAATTAACCATTCGCATGATATGTTCCTCCCAAAGTATTGGTCTTCCGTTATCAATAAGAAGGGTTTCAAAAAGACCATATCCATATAGAAGGGCATAATCATCTAGGGGTATTAATGGTGTTTTATTATCCTCGATTATTCCATTAAACCAGACTTTCATTTTATCAACTTCCCTTTTATCTTTGTAGTGCCATTATTAATGCTTTTGCCTTATCTAGAGTTTCCTGATATTCTTCTTCGGGATTGGAGTCTGCTACAATCCCGCCTCCAACTTGGAAATAGGTTTTGTCACCTTTAATGATAATTGTCCGGATAACTATATTAAGATCAATATTTCCTGCTAAATTTAAGTAACCAATTGACCCAGTATAAATACCTCTTTTTACAGGTTCTAACTCTTCAATTATTTCCATAGCACGTATTTTTGGAGCCCCTGTTATTGACCCGCCGGGAAATGTTGATTTTATAACTTCTTTAAAATGATAATTTGGTTTTAGTTTTCCTGTAATAGTTGAAACTAGATGAAAAACAGTAGCATAGGATTCTAATCTAAACAATTCTTCTACTTTTACTGAACCAAACTCACAGACTCTACCTAAGTCATTTCTTTCTAAGTCCACTATCATCACTAGTTCTGCTCTATCTTTCTCGCTATTTAATAATTCATTTTTCATTTTATCATTAAAATCATTACACTCAGACCTTGGCCTAGTACCCTTTATTGGTCTTGTTTCGATATAATCTCCATCCATTTTTATAAATCTTTCTGGGGATGCACTTATTACATAACCCTCTTCTAAATCTAGATAAGCAGCAAATGGAGCTGGGTTAATCCTCCGCAATTTACAATAAAGGTCCCATGGGGAAACTAGGCTTTTTGTTTCAAATCTTTGTGTCATATTAACTTGATATATATCCCCTGCCGCGATGTAATCCTTTACCTTTTGAATTGCTTCGCAATACTCTTCTCTAGTAAAATGAGATTTTAATTCTAGCGTTTCTGTTTGTAGAAGCTCATTTTTAAGAGGTGTATGTGATTGGTTAAAGAATGAATTAAGCTTTTTATTCATTTCTTCTAATCTATCTTTTGCTTTATTTTCTGCTGCTTTGCCCTTTAAAGGAAGCCCTGATGAAAAAAGAAAGCAGTTTTTTTCAAGATGATCGTAAGCAAGTACACAATCATAAAAAGCAAAATATCCTTCAGGCAAATCTATATCATTTTGGGCCATATCAGGAAGAACTTCCATATGCCATCCTAAATCATATGCTAAATAACCAACTGCTCCATTTTGAAATGGAGGATAAGAGGAATCTAAGGGTAAACATCTATTATCTTTTAAAATAGTATCCAGTACGTCAATTGGATTTCCATCTATTTGGGTGACCTTGTTTTTCTCCAAAATGTGTATCTGTTCTTTTCTTGATTTAAAAATCAGATAAGGATTATTTCCCATAAATGAATATCTGCCGATTTCTGAATGGTATAGACCACTATCTAAAAAAAATGGATGTTCTCCATCCAAAAAGAATGGGAAAATTCTCTCTGGGTCCCATTCTGCTTTTATTTTCTTTACAAAAACCTTATTTCCTTTTTCCATGAAAACCTCCGAGCTACTTAAATTATTTTATATTATCCACATATCTTAATTTTAAGAAATTTTCTAGCAAATCATACCCCTGTTCTGTAAGAATTGCTTCAGGATGAAACTGAACTCCCTCAATTAAGCAGTCTCTATGACGAAACGCCATGATTTCTCCTTGATCTGTTTCAGCACTAATTTCCAGACAATCTGGGAGGGTGTCTCTGTTCACAATTAGCGAGTGATAACGAGTAACTGTTAAAGGATTTTTTAATCCTTTAAATATAGTTTTCCCATCATGATAAATTTCAGAAGTCTTTCCATGCATTAATCTTTGTGCTCTTACTACTTGCCCACCGTTAACCTGTCCAATTGTTTGGTGGCCTAAACAAACTCCTAAAATTGGAATTTTATTTGCAAAACTATTTACAACTTCCTGACTAATTCCAGCTTCATTTGGTGTGCATGGCCCTGGAGATATAATAATGTGTTCAGGATTCATTTCTGCGATTTCTTCGATGGTTATTTTATCATTACGAACAACCTTTATTTCTTCACCTAAATGTCCCAAGTATTGATAAAGATTAAACACAAATGAATCATAGTTGTCTATTAGTAAAATCAATAGTACCAACTCCTTTTACAAAACATTAATATTACTGGAGTTTTAAATTAGATTTAGCTTGTAATAGCATGAAAAAACCAGTACTAAAGTACTGGTATCAGTCATTGCCAATAATACCCGACATATTTATCGATGTCAATGGCTATAATTCAGTTAAATCTGATAGTTTTGCCTGGGCCCCTATATCTAAGAACATATAGGTATCAGGTACTGGACCAACAATGATAGAATCTGCAATAGGAACCTGTGCTTCTACATTGGTGTCTGTTGCAATTAATGGGAAGGCAATTTTCATATCACTACTAACATTAAGATAAATTTTATGCCGTGTTTGATTAATTCCTGCTTGTGTAAAGTCATCAGAAATCTGTACCCTAACTGTACCTACAGGTAATAGTTTAAACTTTATCTTAGGTCCGAAGTTTGCTAATAGCTTAATTCCTGTAATTTGACCTAGGGGAATAGAGAAACTTTCCTCTCTCATTTGTTCTAAATGTTTTTGAACCTTCAATACAGATTCAGATGCAAGCCTATTTACAACTAGTAAATTGGCCTGCATGAACACTACTCTATCATCCTTATCTTTATGGGGTATAACTAAATCAGTATATTTAATATCTGATGCAATTTCTTCAAGAATAGCTTGATGAATGGCTTCAGTAGCGGTCCACTGTGCCTGGGTTTCTGCTAGTGCACTTAATGAAGGCTTTAAAGATACTTCTAGAAATAATACTACCAGTAATATAAATAATACCAAAAATATTAAAACTTTGGTAACGGGGTTAATTCTTATTTTTTTTCTTCTTTTATACAAATGTAATCACCTCCCCCATATCATAAATATATGAAATACTTCGGAAAAGGTGCAATAATAATATAAAAAAGCCAGGCTTATTTTCACCTGGCAAATGATTAAGTAATACTATTTGGATTGTTTAAAAATTATTTAAATTTTATTTTTAGAAATTTTCTCTTACCAGCTTTAATTACCATATTATCATTTGGTTGAAGCATGTAATCCATCTCGTCTAT
Protein-coding regions in this window:
- a CDS encoding anthranilate synthase (TrpG; with TrpE catalyzes the formation of anthranilate and glutamate from chorismate and glutamine; TrpG provides the glutamine amidotransferase activity) — its product is MILLIDNYDSFVFNLYQYLGHLGEEIKVVRNDKITIEEIAEMNPEHIIISPGPCTPNEAGISQEVVNSFANKIPILGVCLGHQTIGQVNGGQVVRAQRLMHGKTSEIYHDGKTIFKGLKNPLTVTRYHSLIVNRDTLPDCLEISAETDQGEIMAFRHRDCLIEGVQFHPEAILTEQGYDLLENFLKLRYVDNIK